A region of Thermococcus barossii DNA encodes the following proteins:
- a CDS encoding ASCH domain-containing protein, with translation MLIDSAYKSRILRGDKVTTIRYGDYKAKLGSEIYLVITPSDTAIAKVRITKVEKKKVKELTNEDAKLDGFSDVRELVRELNKIYGELHGDDEVTIIGFEVVKRFDDGIPLKWLKGLNYREPAEIARLYLENREKLNLNRETDFIMRRIYNEGLGRAVRTFGPKRVQGALLKTYHALYSAGII, from the coding sequence ATGCTGATTGATTCCGCCTATAAGTCGAGGATCCTCCGCGGCGACAAGGTGACCACGATACGCTATGGTGACTACAAGGCGAAGCTCGGGAGCGAAATCTACCTTGTGATAACGCCGAGCGACACCGCCATAGCCAAGGTCAGGATAACAAAGGTTGAGAAAAAGAAGGTGAAAGAGCTCACCAACGAAGATGCCAAGCTCGACGGCTTCTCCGACGTCAGGGAACTCGTCAGGGAGCTGAACAAAATCTACGGCGAGCTCCACGGCGACGACGAGGTCACAATCATAGGCTTCGAAGTGGTCAAGCGCTTTGATGACGGGATTCCTCTGAAGTGGCTCAAGGGTCTCAACTACCGCGAGCCGGCTGAGATAGCGCGCCTTTACCTGGAGAACAGGGAAAAGCTCAACCTCAACCGCGAGACCGACTTCATAATGCGCAGGATTTACAACGAGGGCCTCGGGAGGGCCGTCAGGACCTTCGGGCCTAAGAGGGTTCAGGGGGCGCTCCTCAAGACCTACCACGCGCTCTACTCTGCCGGGATTATCTGA
- a CDS encoding DUF3783 domain-containing protein, with product MSGKVLVVGFPPEEVEGLRKALSVPVFEVPEYCRDWVVGEIVEKAEKLSGSGYWHLRKFVIMHDVDNETLKDIMRSVKSLNLGRIIFATTTETSLTWRLEDLLNELLAEDEYFKAARWAREEAEKRRDLFLDLGKG from the coding sequence ATGAGTGGAAAGGTCCTGGTTGTGGGGTTTCCGCCCGAGGAAGTCGAGGGACTTCGAAAGGCACTCTCGGTTCCGGTCTTTGAGGTTCCGGAGTACTGCCGGGACTGGGTGGTGGGTGAGATAGTCGAAAAGGCCGAGAAGCTGAGCGGCTCCGGCTACTGGCACCTCAGGAAGTTCGTGATAATGCACGACGTTGATAACGAGACGCTGAAGGACATCATGCGCTCCGTCAAATCTCTCAACCTTGGCAGGATTATCTTCGCCACGACCACCGAGACCTCGCTGACTTGGAGGCTCGAAGACCTTCTCAACGAGCTTTTGGCTGAGGACGAATACTTCAAGGCAGCGCGCTGGGCCCGTGAGGAGGCCGAAAAGAGGAGGGACCTTTTCCTCGATCTCGGGAAGGGTTAA
- a CDS encoding MazG nucleotide pyrophosphohydrolase domain-containing protein, with amino-acid sequence MEIREFQEMIREIYFHKDSKRGVERTFLWFVEEVGELSEAIRKKDRGAMEEEFADVLAWLASLANLLGVDLEEAAKKKYPGVCPYCGKKPCECEEK; translated from the coding sequence GTGGAAATACGGGAATTCCAGGAGATGATCAGGGAGATATACTTCCACAAGGACTCGAAGAGGGGAGTGGAGAGAACCTTCCTCTGGTTCGTTGAGGAGGTCGGCGAGCTGAGCGAGGCGATAAGGAAGAAGGACAGGGGAGCGATGGAGGAGGAGTTCGCCGACGTTCTGGCCTGGCTCGCGAGTTTAGCTAATCTGCTCGGTGTTGATTTGGAAGAGGCGGCCAAGAAGAAGTATCCCGGTGTCTGCCCCTACTGCGGAAAAAAGCCGTGCGAGTGCGAGGAGAAGTAA
- a CDS encoding MFS transporter codes for MEVIENSRLNKFHYTLLAILGTVWAFIAVNTISAGFVIALLKNDPAFQGSLAKLGSLGSAALFGMLFGAWLFGYLSDRIGRKRTLILAVGTFSIGSVISSFASNLNQLIALRFVVGLGLGGSLPVASSYFAEFIPRSVRGAMISILESFWAIGTIIIGVVAILVGADWRGILLFGGAVILLLPLLFTLPESPRYLLIRGRVKEAEEILRRIFGVGVKLEVPKAGEKASVLDLWRRYGKTTMMLTGAWFSIAFAYYGFFIWLPKFLSATLGITVFKSFQYFIITAIAQLPGYWSAAYLLERIGRKKTLSYYLLLSGIAGVGFYFAANSGDETAIIASAVAFSFFNLGAWGAIYAYTPELYPTAVRGTGTGWAGAMARIGGGIAPILAGKVMEASGAAMAVLIIAAMAIAGALDVLALGEETMGKELS; via the coding sequence GTGGAGGTCATCGAGAACTCCAGGTTGAATAAGTTCCACTACACGCTTTTGGCTATCCTCGGGACGGTTTGGGCGTTCATAGCGGTGAACACCATCTCGGCGGGCTTCGTCATAGCACTCCTCAAGAACGACCCGGCCTTTCAGGGCAGTTTGGCAAAGCTCGGCTCTCTCGGCTCGGCGGCCCTCTTCGGCATGCTCTTCGGCGCGTGGCTCTTCGGCTACCTCTCGGACAGGATAGGCCGGAAGCGAACGCTCATCCTTGCGGTCGGGACCTTCTCCATCGGCTCGGTAATCAGCTCCTTCGCTTCAAATCTCAATCAACTCATAGCCCTGCGCTTCGTTGTGGGACTTGGTCTCGGCGGTTCATTGCCCGTTGCAAGCTCGTACTTCGCCGAGTTCATACCCCGTTCGGTAAGGGGTGCAATGATTTCAATCCTTGAGAGCTTCTGGGCGATAGGCACGATAATAATCGGCGTCGTGGCCATTCTCGTTGGGGCCGACTGGAGGGGCATCCTGCTCTTCGGCGGCGCGGTAATACTGCTCCTGCCCCTGCTCTTCACCCTCCCGGAGTCGCCCCGCTACCTGCTCATCAGGGGCAGGGTTAAGGAGGCCGAGGAAATCCTCAGAAGGATATTCGGCGTTGGAGTGAAGCTGGAAGTCCCGAAAGCTGGAGAGAAAGCCTCCGTGCTTGACCTCTGGCGGCGCTATGGCAAAACGACAATGATGCTCACAGGAGCATGGTTCAGCATAGCCTTCGCCTACTACGGCTTCTTCATCTGGCTCCCGAAGTTCCTCTCCGCTACGCTTGGAATCACAGTCTTCAAGAGCTTCCAGTACTTCATCATCACGGCGATAGCTCAGCTGCCCGGCTACTGGAGTGCCGCTTACCTTCTCGAACGGATTGGGAGGAAGAAAACCCTCTCCTACTACCTGCTGCTTTCGGGAATAGCCGGCGTCGGCTTCTACTTCGCGGCGAACTCCGGCGATGAAACAGCGATAATCGCGAGCGCGGTAGCCTTCAGCTTCTTCAACCTCGGTGCCTGGGGGGCGATATACGCATACACGCCGGAGCTTTATCCAACAGCCGTCAGGGGCACCGGAACAGGCTGGGCTGGGGCAATGGCGAGAATAGGCGGTGGAATAGCTCCGATACTGGCAGGGAAGGTGATGGAAGCCAGCGGGGCAGCGATGGCGGTTCTCATCATCGCGGCCATGGCAATAGCCGGAGCACTCGACGTTCTGGCACTGGGAGAGGAAACCATGGGGAAGGAGCTTTCATGA
- a CDS encoding TldD/PmbA family protein: protein MDVLEFAVEKALELGASYAEARFEEKNGTSLAMKNGNPEGLQVLADRGMGIRVLVDGGMGFASTNVLTRESVGEAVKKAVKLARAASKVRNEPIRFSEEDFHRVSYKVKMKKDFRDVSPEEKLELLKKIEEEVKATGVNVPMRYLMYSDQLWKKEILTSEGAYVKSKIPRVSVTYNLVVFENGQMEQAPFVQRAFSGGLELIERDEPWKWAVKDVQALKRLIYEGKRPPEGKIDLVISPEVAGIAVHESVGHPYEADRIFGREAAQAGESFVKPDMLGERIGSEVVTVIDDPTIPNSWGFYLYDDEGVKARPRYLIREGIITEFLTNREYAHKLGQRSNASARAINYNREPIVRMANTYLAPGDYSFEELIEDVKLGVYMVSFNEWNIDDRRYQQRYIGREAYLIENGELKHPVRRPILEITTRALWSSVDAVGKEVEFYPGTCGKGEPGQGVPVWMGGAHARLRDIPLRRP from the coding sequence ATGGATGTTTTAGAGTTCGCGGTTGAGAAGGCCCTCGAACTCGGCGCTTCCTACGCGGAGGCGAGGTTCGAGGAGAAGAACGGCACCTCCCTGGCGATGAAGAACGGCAACCCCGAAGGCCTTCAAGTACTCGCGGACAGGGGGATGGGGATAAGGGTTCTCGTGGATGGAGGAATGGGCTTCGCCAGTACAAACGTCCTCACGAGGGAGAGCGTGGGCGAGGCCGTTAAAAAGGCCGTCAAGCTGGCCAGGGCGGCATCGAAGGTGAGGAACGAGCCGATTCGTTTTTCCGAGGAGGACTTCCACCGCGTTTCCTACAAGGTCAAGATGAAGAAGGACTTCCGCGACGTTTCTCCGGAGGAGAAGCTTGAGCTTTTGAAGAAAATCGAGGAGGAAGTCAAAGCCACCGGCGTGAACGTGCCCATGCGCTACCTCATGTACTCTGACCAGCTCTGGAAAAAGGAGATACTGACCAGCGAAGGGGCCTACGTGAAGAGCAAAATCCCGCGCGTTTCTGTGACCTACAACCTCGTTGTCTTCGAGAATGGCCAGATGGAGCAGGCCCCCTTCGTCCAGAGGGCATTCTCCGGGGGATTGGAGCTCATCGAGAGGGACGAGCCCTGGAAGTGGGCTGTCAAGGACGTTCAGGCACTAAAGAGGCTCATTTACGAGGGGAAGAGGCCCCCAGAGGGGAAGATCGACCTGGTCATAAGCCCTGAAGTGGCGGGCATAGCCGTCCACGAGAGCGTCGGGCACCCCTACGAGGCCGACAGGATATTCGGAAGGGAAGCCGCTCAGGCCGGGGAGAGCTTCGTCAAGCCCGACATGCTCGGCGAGAGGATTGGAAGCGAGGTCGTTACGGTCATAGACGACCCGACGATACCGAACAGCTGGGGCTTCTACCTCTATGACGACGAGGGTGTCAAAGCCCGTCCAAGGTATCTCATCAGGGAGGGAATCATAACCGAATTCCTCACCAACAGAGAATATGCCCATAAGCTCGGCCAGCGCTCCAACGCCTCGGCGAGGGCGATAAACTACAACCGCGAGCCGATTGTGAGAATGGCCAACACCTACTTAGCTCCCGGCGATTACTCCTTCGAGGAGCTGATTGAGGACGTCAAGCTCGGCGTCTACATGGTCTCGTTCAACGAGTGGAACATCGACGACAGGCGTTACCAGCAGAGGTACATCGGAAGGGAGGCCTACCTCATCGAGAACGGCGAGCTGAAGCACCCTGTTAGGAGGCCAATCCTTGAGATAACCACCAGAGCTTTGTGGAGCAGCGTCGATGCCGTTGGCAAAGAGGTCGAGTTCTATCCTGGAACCTGCGGAAAGGGTGAACCCGGCCAAGGCGTCCCGGTCTGGATGGGCGGAGCGCACGCGAGGCTCAGGGATATACCGCTTAGGAGGCCGTGA
- a CDS encoding TldD/PmbA family protein: MFDINEFILKKAKELGFGDVVVLGYETNRRQVRFANNEITVAKNWHERKVELFVELEKRVAGTSITELSEENIERTLKTLLANMKGMAPKEDYYGIAEGPFEYKDIPETFDRAIVELDEPNEYVETAINAALEEGAKRVAGVLYTDHDRIYLTTSNGVEAFDEGTGIEISVRAFVGDLESGHGTNSVRVLKKFDPESAGRKAGEIAKMAQNPEQGPEGRFDVIFDPLAFANLLSYMSFMTSAYAAEAGFSFLVNKLGQKVASELVTIKDIGNLPNGYGSRKFDDEGVPTRETTIIEKGTFKTFLLNTSLARKYGTETTANAGLIMPHAWNIVLEPGDYSKAELFSEVKRGIYITNVWYTRFQNYVAGDFSTIPRDGIFLVENGELRPIRNIRVSDNFQRILEGIKALGNESHHIHWWEVSTPVSTPYVLVESVGITRATK; this comes from the coding sequence ATGTTCGACATTAATGAGTTCATCCTTAAGAAGGCCAAAGAGCTGGGCTTCGGTGACGTCGTGGTTCTGGGTTATGAGACCAACCGCAGACAGGTTCGCTTCGCCAATAACGAGATAACCGTGGCCAAAAACTGGCACGAGAGGAAGGTGGAGCTGTTCGTTGAGCTTGAGAAGCGCGTTGCCGGAACGAGCATCACCGAGCTGAGCGAAGAGAACATAGAGCGGACTTTGAAAACCCTGCTGGCGAACATGAAGGGCATGGCGCCGAAGGAGGACTACTATGGCATCGCCGAGGGACCCTTCGAGTACAAAGATATTCCGGAGACCTTCGATAGGGCCATAGTCGAGCTGGACGAGCCGAACGAGTACGTTGAGACCGCCATAAACGCGGCCCTTGAGGAAGGAGCGAAACGCGTCGCCGGTGTTCTCTACACCGACCATGACAGAATTTACCTAACCACCAGCAACGGTGTCGAGGCCTTTGACGAGGGAACGGGGATAGAGATAAGCGTTAGAGCTTTTGTGGGAGATCTTGAGAGCGGCCACGGAACGAACTCGGTGCGCGTTCTGAAAAAGTTCGACCCAGAATCAGCCGGAAGGAAGGCCGGCGAGATAGCTAAGATGGCGCAGAACCCGGAGCAGGGACCGGAGGGAAGGTTCGACGTCATCTTTGACCCGCTGGCCTTTGCAAACCTGCTGAGCTACATGAGCTTCATGACCTCAGCCTACGCCGCCGAGGCGGGCTTCTCCTTCCTGGTGAACAAGCTCGGTCAGAAGGTCGCGAGCGAGCTGGTTACAATCAAGGACATCGGAAACCTGCCAAACGGCTACGGAAGCAGGAAGTTCGACGACGAGGGCGTTCCAACGAGGGAAACGACGATAATCGAGAAGGGAACCTTCAAGACTTTCCTGCTCAACACGAGCCTGGCAAGGAAGTACGGAACCGAGACGACGGCTAACGCCGGCCTGATAATGCCCCACGCCTGGAACATCGTCCTTGAGCCGGGGGACTACTCGAAGGCCGAACTCTTCAGCGAGGTTAAAAGGGGCATATACATCACCAACGTCTGGTACACGAGATTCCAGAATTACGTCGCCGGCGACTTCTCCACGATACCGCGTGACGGCATCTTCCTCGTCGAGAATGGCGAACTGAGGCCGATAAGGAACATCCGCGTGAGCGACAACTTCCAGAGGATCCTTGAAGGAATCAAGGCCCTCGGAAATGAGAGCCACCACATCCACTGGTGGGAAGTCAGCACGCCGGTTTCGACGCCCTACGTTCTCGTTGAGAGCGTCGGCATAACGAGGGCAACGAAGTGA
- a CDS encoding MFS transporter — protein MEWLGRFKLLFALTYAGFLGNIAVIYYLSRGLSYGEIGLATAVAGLGFFLFEVPTGVIGDKVSRKTSVLIGFIIMPFSTSLLLFLRSFWVLLLHELLGTLGASFVSGSIQAWLFDNLRAEGMEGQFREIWRSIQKLALIVSSATTVAGGFIAQFFGFEVAIALTAALQVFLIPLAFSIPEVGFSKPELSYTLHLLSSWRELRKPEIAWLIAYLLSVTLALGQFRKFFEPYLGDILAAYLGTTIMGTLGILGLVEVLVRTVPRYMGIALRGRAGRLLHGLAPVGIPLATVLSVLYPNPLLIVLLGVAASLLASAFTFNFSVEFQKRVSSEKRATVISLRNMVLALATSAFYVVYGFATDSLGLSRARLLFALGFLALGCTFKLLSAGPLRNYLRFEA, from the coding sequence ATGGAATGGCTTGGACGCTTTAAGCTCCTCTTCGCCCTGACCTACGCCGGATTTCTGGGCAACATAGCCGTTATATACTACCTTTCACGGGGCCTGAGCTACGGCGAGATAGGTCTCGCGACGGCCGTTGCCGGGCTGGGTTTCTTTCTGTTTGAGGTTCCAACGGGGGTTATCGGGGACAAGGTGAGCAGAAAAACCAGCGTGCTGATTGGTTTCATTATAATGCCGTTTTCAACGTCCCTCCTTCTCTTTCTGAGAAGCTTCTGGGTTCTCCTGCTCCATGAACTCCTCGGAACCCTCGGGGCCTCCTTTGTCAGCGGGAGCATCCAGGCGTGGCTCTTTGACAACCTTAGAGCGGAGGGCATGGAAGGTCAGTTCAGGGAGATATGGCGCTCAATCCAAAAGCTTGCCCTGATAGTCAGCTCTGCCACAACCGTTGCCGGGGGCTTCATAGCCCAGTTCTTTGGCTTCGAGGTGGCCATAGCCCTCACGGCTGCCCTTCAGGTGTTCCTGATTCCCCTCGCCTTTAGCATCCCCGAGGTGGGCTTTTCCAAACCCGAACTTTCCTACACCCTCCACCTTCTGAGCTCGTGGCGTGAACTCAGGAAGCCGGAAATCGCGTGGCTCATCGCCTACCTCCTCTCGGTCACGCTTGCCCTCGGGCAGTTCAGGAAGTTCTTCGAGCCCTACCTGGGAGACATCCTGGCAGCTTACCTTGGGACGACGATAATGGGGACCCTCGGAATACTCGGACTCGTTGAGGTGCTCGTTAGAACAGTCCCCCGGTACATGGGGATCGCCCTCCGCGGGAGGGCCGGCCGCCTCCTTCACGGGCTTGCCCCCGTTGGCATACCCCTGGCAACCGTTCTCTCGGTTCTTTACCCCAATCCCCTGCTTATAGTCCTCCTTGGAGTTGCCGCATCGCTCCTTGCGTCTGCGTTTACCTTTAACTTCTCGGTCGAATTCCAGAAGAGGGTTTCGAGCGAGAAGAGGGCGACGGTGATATCACTGAGGAACATGGTTCTCGCCCTTGCAACTTCTGCGTTCTATGTAGTTTATGGCTTTGCAACGGACTCCCTTGGCCTTTCAAGGGCGAGACTTCTCTTCGCGCTAGGTTTTCTTGCCCTGGGATGCACTTTCAAGCTCCTGAGCGCTGGCCCCCTCAGGAATTACCTGAGGTTTGAGGCATGA
- a CDS encoding COG2426 family protein: MNGFLEVFLLSLIPTFEGRYAIVYGIGMGYPMWETLLAASLGVLLLSLVLPALLPYIDRLMLWLEGTFLRKIAHLYLYYVERVRKKAHPYVEKWGFIGLTIFVAIPLPGTGVWTGALAAYLLGIEKKQTVPALILGGLLSMAITLLPALGLFG; the protein is encoded by the coding sequence ATGAACGGTTTCCTTGAGGTCTTCCTGCTCTCGCTGATTCCAACCTTTGAGGGGCGCTACGCGATAGTCTACGGCATCGGCATGGGCTATCCCATGTGGGAGACGCTTTTGGCGGCTTCCCTCGGCGTTCTGCTCCTCTCGCTCGTCCTTCCCGCTCTGCTCCCCTACATAGACAGGCTGATGCTCTGGCTTGAGGGAACCTTTCTCAGGAAAATCGCTCACCTCTACCTGTACTACGTCGAGCGGGTCAGGAAGAAGGCCCACCCCTACGTGGAGAAGTGGGGCTTCATCGGGCTGACGATTTTTGTTGCAATCCCGCTCCCCGGAACCGGCGTCTGGACCGGGGCTTTAGCCGCTTACCTGCTCGGAATAGAAAAGAAGCAGACGGTTCCGGCGTTGATCCTCGGCGGGCTTTTGAGCATGGCGATAACGCTCCTCCCCGCGCTGGGGCTTTTTGGATAA
- a CDS encoding TIGR02253 family HAD-type hydrolase, giving the protein MIKVVFFDLDDTLVDTSRLAEMARRNAIENMVRHGLPVDFDTAYQELLELISEYGSNFGRHFDYLLRRLDLPSNPKWVAAGVIAYHNTKFAYLRTVKGVRRVLLDLQRSGYRLGIITDGDPIKQWEKILRLELDAYFDGVFISDYLGVKKPHPKIFQKALRKMEVEPGEALMVGDRLYSDIYGAKQVGMKTAWFKYGKYANRELEYLEYADFTVSSLEEVVEIVRGLNSEERRKGSD; this is encoded by the coding sequence ATGATAAAGGTCGTGTTCTTCGACCTGGATGACACGCTTGTGGACACGAGCAGACTTGCCGAGATGGCCAGGCGGAACGCCATTGAGAACATGGTGAGGCATGGTCTTCCCGTTGACTTCGACACCGCTTATCAGGAACTCCTTGAGCTGATATCCGAGTACGGGAGCAACTTCGGCAGGCACTTTGACTACCTCCTCAGGCGCCTCGACCTCCCCAGCAATCCAAAGTGGGTAGCCGCCGGGGTCATAGCCTACCACAACACCAAGTTCGCCTACCTGCGTACTGTGAAGGGCGTCAGGCGGGTTCTCCTTGACCTCCAGCGTTCGGGTTACAGGCTTGGCATAATCACCGACGGGGACCCGATAAAGCAGTGGGAGAAGATTCTCAGGCTTGAGCTCGATGCTTACTTCGACGGGGTCTTTATATCGGACTATCTCGGCGTGAAAAAGCCCCATCCGAAGATATTCCAGAAGGCCCTCAGGAAAATGGAGGTGGAGCCCGGCGAGGCGCTCATGGTGGGCGACAGGCTCTACTCCGACATATACGGGGCGAAGCAGGTCGGCATGAAGACGGCCTGGTTCAAGTACGGCAAATACGCGAACAGGGAGCTTGAATACCTTGAATACGCCGACTTTACCGTGAGTTCCCTTGAGGAGGTTGTTGAAATCGTGCGGGGGTTAAACAGTGAGGAAAGGCGGAAGGGTTCAGATTAG
- a CDS encoding phosphatase PAP2 family protein, translating into MRGIKLDIRFGILTIGVLGLLVLQAAGALNGINEWVNSRISLIDTPLMNFLTAFGGDLFLFSFAALALYLDWREKGRLSLETASFLLAIFVGLATVGAMKVLFAEPRPIAYGSGIGSYAFPSGHTFRAAIIAAYGSDRWRKYAPLFWAYAVGIALTRLLLHVHWLGDVLFSIFFAPWLYLLLKSLLGGRFE; encoded by the coding sequence ATGAGGGGGATAAAACTTGACATCAGATTTGGTATCCTCACCATCGGGGTTCTCGGCCTCCTGGTTCTCCAGGCCGCCGGTGCGCTCAATGGAATCAACGAATGGGTCAATTCGAGGATTTCTCTCATCGACACTCCCCTGATGAACTTTCTAACTGCCTTCGGCGGGGACCTCTTTCTCTTCTCCTTCGCCGCCCTCGCGCTCTACCTCGACTGGAGGGAGAAAGGAAGGCTCTCCCTGGAAACGGCCTCGTTTCTTTTGGCCATCTTCGTTGGCCTCGCCACCGTCGGGGCAATGAAGGTTCTCTTCGCCGAGCCGAGGCCCATCGCCTACGGCTCTGGGATAGGGAGCTACGCCTTTCCCTCCGGCCACACCTTTAGAGCCGCGATCATAGCGGCCTACGGCTCGGACCGCTGGAGGAAGTACGCCCCCCTGTTCTGGGCCTACGCTGTCGGGATAGCCCTCACCAGGCTCCTCCTCCACGTCCACTGGTTGGGCGACGTTCTCTTTAGCATTTTCTTCGCCCCCTGGCTCTACCTCCTGCTGAAATCACTCCTCGGGGGGAGGTTTGAATGA
- the cobB gene encoding NAD-dependent protein deacetylase, with the protein MIEEAAKLLARSRFAIAFTGAGISAESGVPTFRGFNGLWKKHRPEELATPEAFRRDPHLVWEFYRWRMDLIRKARPNRAHYALAELERMGILKAVITQNVDDLHREAGTRNLIELHGNIFRVRCTSCSYRENLKESGRLEEFLAGKKLPKCPRCDSLLRPDVVWFGEPLPRKALDEAFRLAERADLVLVIGTSGVVYPAAYVPQIVKETGGKVVEINPEESGITPIADVFLRCPAGKAMEMLMSRIKGLIE; encoded by the coding sequence ATGATAGAGGAGGCGGCCAAACTCCTTGCCCGCTCAAGGTTTGCGATTGCTTTTACAGGTGCCGGAATAAGTGCAGAGAGCGGTGTTCCCACGTTCAGGGGATTCAATGGACTATGGAAGAAGCACCGTCCCGAGGAGCTTGCGACGCCCGAGGCCTTCAGAAGGGACCCTCACCTCGTCTGGGAGTTCTACAGGTGGCGCATGGACCTGATACGAAAAGCTAGGCCCAACAGGGCCCACTATGCCCTGGCCGAGCTTGAGAGAATGGGCATTTTGAAGGCGGTGATAACCCAGAACGTTGATGACCTCCACAGGGAGGCCGGAACCAGAAACCTCATCGAGCTTCACGGCAACATATTCCGCGTTAGATGTACCTCGTGCAGCTACAGGGAGAACCTCAAGGAGAGTGGAAGGCTGGAGGAGTTCCTGGCCGGGAAGAAACTTCCGAAGTGCCCCCGCTGCGACTCGCTCCTCCGACCGGACGTCGTGTGGTTCGGCGAGCCACTCCCGAGAAAAGCCCTTGACGAGGCCTTCAGGCTCGCTGAGAGGGCAGATCTTGTTCTCGTCATCGGTACGAGTGGCGTCGTTTATCCAGCCGCCTACGTTCCTCAGATAGTCAAGGAAACCGGGGGCAAGGTTGTCGAAATTAACCCCGAGGAGAGCGGAATAACGCCGATTGCAGACGTCTTCCTGCGCTGTCCGGCGGGTAAGGCAATGGAGATGTTGATGAGCAGGATTAAGGGGCTGATAGAATGA
- a CDS encoding aspartate/glutamate racemase family protein, whose protein sequence is MKRIGIIGGTSPEATCYYYKKYLEISREKFEPYVFPELIIYSINFKEFIHNPNGWEGRKEILIKAAKALERAGAEIISLSANTPHIVFPDVQKAINVPMVSIIDALIEEMKRRGVIKVLLLGTKTTMTADFYKNALREAGFEVVTPSEEEMDELNRIITEELMFEDFTSRNWVIDLINRYIEREGIEGVILGCTELPLIVKSGDVPAEVFDTVEIHMRKLIEVASE, encoded by the coding sequence ATGAAAAGGATAGGAATCATAGGCGGAACAAGCCCCGAGGCCACGTGTTATTACTACAAGAAATACCTGGAGATAAGCCGCGAAAAGTTCGAGCCCTACGTCTTTCCCGAGCTGATAATCTACTCGATAAACTTCAAGGAGTTCATCCACAACCCGAACGGCTGGGAGGGACGGAAGGAGATACTTATCAAGGCTGCCAAGGCCCTTGAGAGGGCGGGGGCGGAGATAATATCGCTCTCGGCCAACACTCCCCACATAGTCTTTCCGGACGTTCAGAAAGCAATCAACGTCCCGATGGTGAGCATAATAGATGCCCTCATCGAAGAGATGAAGAGGAGGGGTGTTATAAAGGTCCTCCTCCTCGGAACGAAGACGACAATGACGGCCGACTTCTACAAGAACGCACTCCGCGAGGCCGGTTTCGAGGTCGTGACGCCGAGTGAAGAGGAGATGGACGAGCTGAACAGGATAATCACCGAGGAGCTGATGTTCGAGGACTTCACCAGCAGGAACTGGGTGATTGACCTCATCAACCGCTACATAGAAAGAGAAGGCATCGAAGGCGTCATCCTCGGCTGCACCGAGCTCCCGCTGATAGTGAAGTCCGGCGATGTGCCGGCGGAGGTCTTCGACACCGTCGAGATCCACATGAGGAAGCTCATCGAAGTGGCGAGCGAGTGA